The Pseudomonadota bacterium genome includes the window ACGAGTTACGAGTTACGAGTTACGAAATGTAATGGCCAAGACGAGGATAGACAGGCTGCTGGTGGAGAGGGGGCTGGCGCCGACGAGGCAGAGGGCTCAGGCGCTGGTCATGGCCGGGTGCGTCCTGGTCGGCGACGTTCCGGTGGAGAAGCCGGGCCAGCAGGTCCCGGCTGATGCCGGCGTGAGGGTGCGCGGCGAGGACCACCCCTACGTCGGCCGAGGCGGGGTCAAGCTCGCGGCGGCGCTCAGGGGGTTTGCGATCGACCCTGCGGGCAGGGTCTGCATGGACGTGGGCGCCTCCACCGGCGGGTTCACCGACGCGCTCCTTCAGTCCAAAGCGGCGAAGGTCTACGCCATAGACGTGGGATACGGCCAGCTCGACCAGAGGGTCGCGCGCGACGAGAGGGTGGTGGTGCTCGACCGCCAGAACATCCGCTCGCTGAAAAAAGGCAGGATCGCAGAGGCGATCGATGTCGCGGTCATCGACGTATCCTTCATATCGCTCGCGCTCGTTTTGCCTGCGGTCGACCTCTTCCTCGCGCCGGGCGCGCAGGTGGTGGCCCTCGTGAAGCCCCAGTTCGAGGTCGGCCGCGAGCTGGTGGGGAAGGGCGGGATCGTAAAGGACCCCGCATCCCATGGGCTGGCAGTGGAAAAGGTGA containing:
- a CDS encoding TlyA family RNA methyltransferase, coding for MAKTRIDRLLVERGLAPTRQRAQALVMAGCVLVGDVPVEKPGQQVPADAGVRVRGEDHPYVGRGGVKLAAALRGFAIDPAGRVCMDVGASTGGFTDALLQSKAAKVYAIDVGYGQLDQRVARDERVVVLDRQNIRSLKKGRIAEAIDVAVIDVSFISLALVLPAVDLFLAPGAQVVALVKPQFEVGRELVGKGGIVKDPASHGLAVEKVKATGRGLGWEFRAAMESPITGAKGNREFLVYFVKGAEPVDPPGQ